The stretch of DNA CGGCAACCCCGGAATGGCCACAGCCGGTACCGGGGATGTCTTGACTGGCATGGTCGGCGGGCTCCTTGCTCAAGGCTTGGCCCCTTGGGACGCCGCCTGCGCGGCGACATACTTTCATGGCCTAGCCGGAGATTTGGCCGCACAGCATCTCGGCCAAGCCGGCATGATTGCGAGTGATCTCATTCGGCACATCCCCCATGCCATCTCGCCGACCACACACACCTAAGCCGGTGCCATCACCTGCGGCACCTGCCAGACACACACCCGCGGGGCTTCCCCCTATCGGCAAACCGTGGCGCGTTGTGCTTCGCTCGCCGAAACACACCCACCGCCTGGGACGCTGCGTGGGCACACTTCTTCAGGGCGGCGAAGTGCTGGCCCTATTCGGCGAATTGGGAACGGGTAAAACCTCACTGGTGAAAGGTATCGCAGCCGGGCTGCTTGCCGAACCGACGGACGTGAGTAGCCCCACATTTACCCTAATCCACGAATACCAGGGACGCCTCCCACTGGTCCACACTGACCTCTATCGCCTGACCGCCGGCCAGCTCGAAAACACCGGCCTCAACGACTACCTCAACGGCCATACCGTCATGGCGATCGAGTGGGCCGACCGATGGGGCGCCGATCTTCCGACCGACCGACTCGATATCCACTTGTCGCACCATCCTCCGGCGACCCGCCGTGCAATTCTCACAGCCAGAGGCCCTGTTGCACGGCACCTACTGGACGCCCTTCGCTCCAAGCTCTCCACAAATCGCCCCACTAGAGCGGCTCAGCAAACACGTGTACAATTGAGCCGGCCAAGGAGGGCCTCGCATTGATCCGACTGATATTGGTAGGAACGCTACTGCTGCTCACATTATCGTTTTTCTTGCAGAACCAGGAGCAGGAAGTCACTCTACGGTACTTTTTCGGCCTTCGATCCGCCTCAATCCTGATCTATAAACCGATTTTGGCCGCCTTCGGTGTCGGACTGCTGGTATCGGGAATTCTGCTATTTCCGGCCTGGGTGCGCGGCCGCATCGAACTCCGGCGAAAAACCAAGGCGCTGCAGGAAGCTGAAGTAGATCTGGAGCGCCTCCGACAGGCCCTCGACAAAGCCGCTCGCCGTGTGGGATCGTTTTCGGATATTCCTGCCGAGGGGGAGCCCTCCGATGGGTGACGCCGACGGCACCCCATTGATGCGGCAATATCGCGACATCAAGCAGGCCTATCGCGATGCCATCCTTTTTTTCCGTGTCGGTGATTTCTATGAAATGTTCCAGGAAGATGCGGTGGAAGCGTCCAAACTTCTCTCCATCGCCCTGACATCCCGGGATAAATCCAGCGAGACCCCGATTCCACTCTGTGGGGTCCCCTATCACGCTGCCACCAACTACATCGCGAAACTCCTCCGTGCCGGCCGCACCGTCGCACTCTGCGAACAAGTGGAAGACCCCAAACTCGCCAAGGGTCTCGTCCGCCGAGAAGTCGTTCGACTCTATACCCCCGGCACACTCATCGATAGTGAGTTCCTCCCCTCCACAGAATCCAACGTGCTGGCCGCGGTGGCCGTGCGCATTCGCGCCTCAGGTGCCGGACGCAAAGAATCCTCCTACGGACTCGCCACGCTCGAAGTCTCGACTGGAGACTATTGGCTCAGTGAGTTTCACGGGAATCAAGCAGAAGCGGCCCTGCGGGACGAGCTGGCCCGCCTCGACCCGAAAGAACTGCTGTTTCCCGAAGATCTCTCCCCGGACGAACACCAGTGGACGGCCGACCTGACAGGCTCCCGATGCTGCACACAACCTGCGACGTGGTTCGACCTGGAGCCGGGCCGTATCGCGCTACAAGAGCAGTTCCACGTTCATTCCCTGGAAGCCTTCGGCTGCCACAGACTCACACTGGGCATCCAAGCCGGAGCGGCCGTGTTGCGTTACGTCAGAGAGACCCAGCCGTCGTCCCCGCTCGACCATATCCGTCCGCCACGAGTCAGGCAGGATCATGACGCCATGCACTTGGACAGCGTCACCATCCGCAATCTGGAGCTCATCAGGCCTGCGGGTCGTACGGAGGAATCGTCGAACCAGTCGGTTTATACCCTATTAGGCGTGCTAGATCGTACCGTCACCGCGATGGGAAGCCGGTTACTCCGAGAATGGCTCCTGCGGCCATTGGTCAACAGCGCGGCGATCGAAGCCCGACTGACAGCAGTCGATGAACTGAAACAACTGATCGACGCGCGAGTTCGCCTCCGAACGGCGTTGCGAACCGTCCAGGACATCTCCCGTCTCTGCAGCCGTATGTCCCTCGGAGTTGCCAATCCACGAGATGTTCTCGCGTTGAAAATTTCCATCTCCTCGCTCCCGGCCATTCAAGCCGAATTGTCAGGACTCCAGGCGCCACTCCTCGCCGAGCTCACATCCTCATGGGATAACGCCCAGGATCTCTTCGAATTAATCGAAGGAGCTATCGAGCAGGAGGCGCCCGTATCGATTCGCGACGGTGGCATCTTGAAGAGCGGATACCACCCAGAGGTGGATGAACTTCGCAAGGCGAGCCGGGAAGGCAAAGGCTGGATTGCCGGACTGGAAGCCAAAGAGCGCGAACGCACCGGCGTCGAGTCGCTGAAAATCAGATATAACCAAGTCTTCGGATACTATATTGAACTCACGAAGGCAAATCTCGGGAAGGTACCGCCCGACTATATCCGCAAGCAAACCCTGGTCAATGCCGAACGCTTCATGACCGCCGAGTTAAAGGAACTCGAAGAGCGGGTCACGGGAGCCGACGCAAAACTGACGGCCTTGGAGCAAGCACTGTTTGAACAACTCCGGACACGATTAGCCGAAGAAACGACCCGCCTTCAGGAAATCAGCCGACGACTGTCCATTCTGGATGTACTAGCCGCGCTGGCCGAAACTGCCGCACTAAATCGCTACGTGCGACCAACCATCGACGAGGGGGATGGACTTCAGATTGTTCAAGGGCGGCACCCGGTCGTCGAACGCCTTGACCTCTCTGGCGGATTCATCCCGAACGATACCCATCTGGACCTGGCTACCAGCCGGTTGCATATTCTGACCGGCCCCAACATGGCCGGGAAGAGCACGTACCTCCGACAGGTCGCCCTGATCACATTGATGGCGCAGATGGGGAGTTTTGTCCCTGCCACGGAAGCCAGGATCGGACTGGCGGATCGCATTTTCACCAGAGTCGGCGCCTCCGATAATCTCGCAGGTGGCCAGAGCACCTTTATGGTTGAGATGACCGAGTCGGCACATATTCTCAACTGCGCCACATCTCGCAGCTTAATCCTCCTCGATGAAATCGGTCGCGGCACGAGCACCTACGACGGCCTAAGCATTGCCTGGGCCATCGCAGAATATATCCAAGACCCTCAGCGTCTCGGCGCACGCACCCTTTTCGCGACCCACTACCATGAAATGACGCAATTGGAGAGTCTACGGGAAGGAATTACAAACTACTGCGTTGCCGTGCAGGAACGTGATGGAAAGGTGCTGTTTCTGCGGAAGATTATCCGTGGAGGCGCCGATCGCAGTTATGGAATCCATGTTGCCCAACTGGCAGGTCTTCCCGACCTGGTGATACACCGGGCCAAGGCCGTGCTCGCTCAACTAGAGTCCTCGGCACCATCCGGGCGGCCAGTACTGGAGAGCCAACAGTCACTTCAATTTGACGCCACTCTCCCCGCGCCTCATCCTTTGCTAGAGGAGGTTCGCCAGATGGATCTCTTCTCCATGACTCCCCTTGATGCGCTCAATCGCCTGGCCGCGTTGCAACAACGGCTGCTACAGGAATAGTTCCCTTCAAGGCCTAGGTATCTTTCTTCCCTTGGTGCCATAAATGAAAAAGGCGGCATTCCGAAAGGAATGCCGCCTTCTTACTTCAGGCCAATGGCCTTCTAGAACTAGTGATGTCCACCACCCTGATTGTACTTGGCAGTCCAAGGAATCAGGTTGGCAATCGGCTTGCCATCCGGCAACAACACATCATACTGCAAAGGCAAATTCGCTCCATCCGGCGTCTTCGGCGACGTGTTCAGCAAGGTCTTGGCGGCGTGGCAAGGAGCATCCACTTCCGTCTTGCCGTCACACTCCTTCAAACGAAGGGAGGAGATGCTCTTTGGCTTGCCCATTTCGCCGGCATTGTCAGCCAACTTCTTGACTGACGTAATGACGCGACGATTCTGCTCGACTTCCTGAGCCACAAATTCGACCAAGGTCGTAGGGGAACCAGGAGGAACTTCCTTTGCCGCAGCCGGTCCAGAATGCGGACGCGCCATGGACTTCAGCTGATCCCACACAGCCTTATCAGCAGGATAGAACTTGAGGTTCTTTCCCGGGTGAATTCTCTGCCAGAACAGACCACTCTCCGCATTGCCGCCGAACACGGCGATGTTGAGCCAAACCGCTTCATCGTATGGATCCAGAATGATGACACGCCCCTGCAACGTGGTGGGCTTGCTCAAATCTCCCCACTCGAATCGCTCCTGGAACGCCTCAATGGCCAGCGCAGTGGAGGTGAACCCTACCACCAAAGCCACGGCAGCCATGAAGGTCCACCCCTGCTTTTGAAGCTTCATAATCACATCCTCCTTAAAGAAGACAAAAAAGTCTTAAGAATGTCGCCTCGCGTATAAATCCTACTTCAAGAGCTTAAAGCCGGTAATGGTCCGACCATCAAGGGTCACTTCCATCGCCACGAGTTCCTGCGATGCCTTGATGATTTGATCCATCAGACTCTTATCC from Nitrospira sp. encodes:
- the tsaE gene encoding tRNA (adenosine(37)-N6)-threonylcarbamoyltransferase complex ATPase subunit type 1 TsaE; the protein is MPSRRPHTPKPVPSPAAPARHTPAGLPPIGKPWRVVLRSPKHTHRLGRCVGTLLQGGEVLALFGELGTGKTSLVKGIAAGLLAEPTDVSSPTFTLIHEYQGRLPLVHTDLYRLTAGQLENTGLNDYLNGHTVMAIEWADRWGADLPTDRLDIHLSHHPPATRRAILTARGPVARHLLDALRSKLSTNRPTRAAQQTRVQLSRPRRASH
- a CDS encoding LapA family protein; this translates as MIRLILVGTLLLLTLSFFLQNQEQEVTLRYFFGLRSASILIYKPILAAFGVGLLVSGILLFPAWVRGRIELRRKTKALQEAEVDLERLRQALDKAARRVGSFSDIPAEGEPSDG
- the mutS gene encoding DNA mismatch repair protein MutS, yielding MGDADGTPLMRQYRDIKQAYRDAILFFRVGDFYEMFQEDAVEASKLLSIALTSRDKSSETPIPLCGVPYHAATNYIAKLLRAGRTVALCEQVEDPKLAKGLVRREVVRLYTPGTLIDSEFLPSTESNVLAAVAVRIRASGAGRKESSYGLATLEVSTGDYWLSEFHGNQAEAALRDELARLDPKELLFPEDLSPDEHQWTADLTGSRCCTQPATWFDLEPGRIALQEQFHVHSLEAFGCHRLTLGIQAGAAVLRYVRETQPSSPLDHIRPPRVRQDHDAMHLDSVTIRNLELIRPAGRTEESSNQSVYTLLGVLDRTVTAMGSRLLREWLLRPLVNSAAIEARLTAVDELKQLIDARVRLRTALRTVQDISRLCSRMSLGVANPRDVLALKISISSLPAIQAELSGLQAPLLAELTSSWDNAQDLFELIEGAIEQEAPVSIRDGGILKSGYHPEVDELRKASREGKGWIAGLEAKERERTGVESLKIRYNQVFGYYIELTKANLGKVPPDYIRKQTLVNAERFMTAELKELEERVTGADAKLTALEQALFEQLRTRLAEETTRLQEISRRLSILDVLAALAETAALNRYVRPTIDEGDGLQIVQGRHPVVERLDLSGGFIPNDTHLDLATSRLHILTGPNMAGKSTYLRQVALITLMAQMGSFVPATEARIGLADRIFTRVGASDNLAGGQSTFMVEMTESAHILNCATSRSLILLDEIGRGTSTYDGLSIAWAIAEYIQDPQRLGARTLFATHYHEMTQLESLREGITNYCVAVQERDGKVLFLRKIIRGGADRSYGIHVAQLAGLPDLVIHRAKAVLAQLESSAPSGRPVLESQQSLQFDATLPAPHPLLEEVRQMDLFSMTPLDALNRLAALQQRLLQE